One Streptomyces sp. L2 genomic window carries:
- a CDS encoding protein kinase has product MVMGKAQVSAHELVAGRYRLLEVFARETNRLWWYAEDVAVDRPRMVAQTALPDPGPADSAPRATARIVQTSETMRLLCPGRVARVVDAVVEAGTLWTVTEWIDGTPLGQLLDQEGPFPAGQAARIGLDVLDVLRAAHDAGITHGELSPDQVFVRARGPALVAGFGLAGATLVPRVTAPSYASPEQARDERLGPAADLWALGAILYTMVEGRPPFRDRGRPDATLKAVDRLPLRAPLRTGPLTQTVQGLLRKNSRERLARPVVREALLRALDEEEEAGPEPADGRGRDAAAGVVRHGGVRAALGHRGPGRGRRALAAGCALAVLAVTVAALAATHHLPGGSTTSASSGASASSGASAAPSPSATRTDGTGGGTASARPGAGAGSASALPDGYRRLTAPEGFSVALPPGWKRLSTVRGTGHAYRITFGPGGDAPALAVTHSEGLGPDPVAVWRDDVEPGLERLDGYHRIGDVRATTYQGHKAADLEWLAGTGGRRVHTFGRGFLVGGHQGFSLRFTTTAGTWEDSASRLALRTFLGTFRVPDE; this is encoded by the coding sequence ATGGTCATGGGCAAGGCGCAGGTGTCCGCACACGAGTTGGTCGCAGGACGGTACCGGCTCCTGGAGGTCTTCGCCCGAGAGACCAACCGCCTGTGGTGGTACGCCGAGGACGTGGCGGTGGACCGGCCCCGCATGGTCGCGCAGACCGCCCTGCCCGACCCCGGCCCGGCGGACTCGGCGCCCCGGGCCACGGCCCGGATCGTCCAGACCTCGGAGACCATGCGCCTGCTGTGCCCCGGGCGGGTGGCCAGGGTCGTCGACGCCGTCGTCGAGGCGGGCACCCTGTGGACGGTCACCGAGTGGATCGACGGCACACCGCTCGGTCAACTCCTCGACCAGGAGGGACCGTTCCCGGCCGGCCAGGCGGCCCGGATCGGCCTGGACGTGCTCGACGTCCTGCGGGCCGCGCACGACGCGGGCATCACGCACGGCGAGCTGAGCCCCGACCAGGTCTTCGTGCGGGCGCGGGGTCCGGCCCTGGTCGCGGGCTTCGGCCTGGCCGGGGCGACCCTGGTGCCCCGGGTCACCGCACCGTCGTACGCCTCGCCGGAACAGGCCCGCGACGAACGCCTCGGACCGGCCGCCGACCTGTGGGCGCTCGGCGCGATCCTCTACACGATGGTCGAGGGCCGTCCCCCGTTCCGGGACCGCGGCCGGCCGGACGCCACGCTGAAGGCGGTGGACCGGCTGCCGTTGCGCGCGCCGCTGCGCACGGGTCCCCTCACCCAGACCGTGCAGGGCCTGCTGCGCAAGAACTCCCGCGAGCGGCTCGCCCGGCCGGTGGTCCGCGAAGCCCTGCTCCGGGCCCTCGACGAGGAAGAGGAGGCCGGCCCGGAGCCGGCCGACGGCCGCGGGCGGGACGCTGCCGCGGGCGTCGTACGGCACGGCGGTGTCCGGGCGGCCCTCGGGCACCGGGGGCCGGGCCGGGGCCGGCGGGCCCTGGCCGCAGGGTGCGCGCTGGCCGTCCTCGCCGTCACCGTCGCCGCGCTGGCCGCGACCCACCATCTGCCCGGCGGCTCCACGACGAGCGCCTCATCCGGGGCGAGCGCCTCATCCGGGGCGAGCGCCGCGCCGTCCCCCTCGGCCACCCGCACGGACGGCACCGGCGGGGGCACCGCGAGCGCCCGGCCCGGCGCGGGCGCCGGTTCGGCCTCCGCCCTGCCGGACGGCTACCGCCGGCTGACCGCGCCGGAGGGCTTCTCGGTGGCCCTGCCGCCTGGGTGGAAGCGGCTGTCCACCGTCCGCGGGACCGGCCACGCCTACCGGATCACCTTCGGCCCGGGCGGCGACGCCCCGGCGCTGGCCGTCACCCACAGCGAGGGGCTCGGCCCGGACCCGGTCGCCGTCTGGCGGGACGACGTCGAGCCGGGCCTGGAGCGGCTCGACGGCTACCACCGGATCGGTGACGTCCGCGCCACCACCTACCAGGGCCACAAGGCGGCCGACCTGGAGTGGCTCGCCGGAACCGGGGGCCGCCGGGTGCACACCTTCGGGCGGGGTTTCCTGGTGGGCGGGCACCAGGGCTTCTCCCTGCGCTTCACCACCACGGCCGGCACCTGGGAGGACTCCGCCAGCCGGCTGGCGCTGCGGACATTCCTGGGCACGTTCCGGGTGCCGGACGAGTGA
- a CDS encoding polyprenyl synthetase family protein — MTAPSPAAQAPPAAPDVLARCRDLVRPALTEAVGRLHPWVAEMAAYSFGWCEVGGAPAAAPGGKGVRQTLAVLGAEAAGADGRAGVPAAVAVELVHAFSLLHDDVMDGDATRRRRPAVWKAYGTGPAVLAGDALFALAVETLAAAPGGPGAVRLLSGALAGLVRGQADDLLFTARPWTGPDRVTTGEYRAMAEGKTGALLGCAAALGAALGGAPEPVVAGLDRAGRHLGVAFQLVDDVLGIWGDPAVTGKPVHGDLRERKKTFPVLAALGSPAARHLPELLRSPGRAGEAAALIEAAGGRTAALAEAHDRMAAARALLSGLPLSPGPDRELGLLLEFLAGRER; from the coding sequence GTGACCGCGCCCTCCCCCGCGGCGCAGGCGCCGCCGGCCGCGCCCGACGTCCTCGCCCGCTGCCGGGACCTGGTGCGGCCCGCGCTCACGGAGGCGGTGGGCCGGCTGCATCCCTGGGTGGCGGAGATGGCCGCGTACTCCTTCGGCTGGTGCGAGGTCGGCGGGGCGCCCGCCGCCGCACCGGGCGGCAAGGGCGTGCGACAGACGCTGGCGGTGCTCGGCGCCGAGGCGGCGGGCGCCGACGGCCGGGCCGGGGTGCCGGCCGCGGTCGCGGTGGAGCTGGTGCACGCGTTCTCGCTGCTGCACGACGACGTCATGGACGGTGACGCGACCCGGCGCCGCCGCCCGGCGGTGTGGAAGGCGTACGGCACCGGCCCGGCCGTGCTCGCCGGGGACGCCCTGTTCGCGCTGGCCGTGGAGACCCTCGCCGCGGCGCCGGGCGGCCCGGGCGCCGTACGGCTGCTGTCCGGCGCGCTGGCCGGCCTGGTGCGCGGGCAGGCCGACGACCTGCTGTTCACGGCCCGGCCGTGGACCGGGCCGGACCGGGTCACGACCGGTGAGTACCGGGCGATGGCGGAGGGCAAGACGGGCGCGCTGCTGGGCTGTGCCGCCGCGCTGGGGGCCGCGCTGGGCGGGGCCCCGGAACCGGTGGTCGCCGGGCTGGACCGGGCCGGACGGCACCTCGGGGTCGCCTTCCAGCTGGTGGACGACGTGCTGGGGATCTGGGGGGATCCGGCGGTCACGGGCAAGCCCGTGCACGGCGACCTGCGGGAGCGCAAGAAGACCTTCCCGGTGCTGGCCGCGCTCGGCTCCCCCGCCGCCCGGCACCTGCCCGAGCTGCTCCGCTCCCCCGGCCGGGCCGGGGAGGCGGCCGCCCTGATCGAGGCGGCGGGCGGCCGCACGGCGGCTCTCGCCGAGGCACACGACCGCATGGCGGCGGCCCGCGCGCTGCTCTCCGGGCTCCCCCTCTCCCCGGGGCCGGACCGGGAACTGGGCCTGCTGCTGGAGTTCCTGGCCGGCCGGGAGAGGTGA
- a CDS encoding SsgA family sporulation/cell division regulator, whose amino-acid sequence MNAFVHKTLVVQLRAGGTDRCSVLAHLSYDADDPFAVTAVFAYDGQALARWRLDREMLSDGLHRAVGVGDVRLRPVSVGMWRELRMEFLGDVRPDGGRQRAVVSAWAPAVAAFLRDIHEVVPPGQEEFRADDILAEILSTG is encoded by the coding sequence GTGAACGCGTTCGTGCACAAGACTTTGGTGGTGCAGCTGCGGGCGGGCGGCACCGACCGGTGTTCGGTGCTCGCCCACCTCAGCTACGACGCCGACGACCCGTTCGCCGTCACCGCCGTGTTCGCCTACGACGGCCAGGCGCTGGCCCGCTGGCGGCTCGACCGGGAGATGCTCTCCGACGGCCTGCACCGGGCGGTCGGGGTCGGGGACGTACGGCTGCGCCCCGTCTCCGTGGGGATGTGGCGGGAGCTGCGCATGGAGTTCCTCGGGGACGTCCGGCCGGACGGCGGCCGGCAGCGGGCCGTGGTGTCCGCGTGGGCGCCGGCGGTCGCCGCGTTCCTGCGCGACATCCATGAGGTGGTGCCGCCCGGGCAGGAGGAGTTCCGCGCCGACGACATCCTCGCGGAGATCCT
- a CDS encoding LLM class F420-dependent oxidoreductase codes for MVRIGYTMMTEQAGPRDLVDHLVRAEEAGFDFSVTSDHYFPWLRAQGHSPYAWSVLGAAAQATSRIPLMTYVTCPTGRYHPAVVAQKAATLQLLSEGRFRLGLGAGENLNEHVVGGGWPPVDVRHEMLEEAVRIIRALFEGGHVTHHGAHFDVDSARLWDLPDVPPPIGVAVAGEQSCTLAGRLADLVIATEPKAGLLEAFDRHGGTGKPRVGQLPVCYDPDRDTAVKRAHAQFRWFGLGWKVNAELPHPDSFEAAAQFVTTDDVASSIPCGDDPDAFVEAVRPYAEAGFGEIALVQIGGDSQPEYLDWSAKTLLPALREAFG; via the coding sequence ATGGTGAGAATCGGATACACGATGATGACCGAGCAGGCCGGCCCCCGGGACCTGGTGGACCATCTGGTGCGGGCCGAGGAGGCGGGCTTCGACTTCTCCGTCACCTCGGACCACTACTTTCCGTGGCTGCGCGCGCAGGGCCACTCGCCGTACGCCTGGTCGGTGCTGGGCGCCGCCGCGCAGGCCACCTCGCGGATTCCGCTGATGACGTACGTGACCTGCCCGACGGGCCGCTACCACCCGGCGGTGGTGGCGCAGAAGGCGGCGACCCTGCAACTGCTCTCCGAGGGCAGGTTCCGGCTCGGGCTGGGCGCCGGGGAGAACCTGAACGAGCACGTGGTGGGCGGCGGCTGGCCACCGGTGGACGTGCGCCACGAGATGCTGGAGGAGGCGGTGCGGATCATCCGCGCGCTGTTCGAGGGCGGTCATGTGACGCACCACGGCGCCCACTTCGACGTGGACTCGGCCCGGCTGTGGGACCTGCCGGACGTGCCCCCGCCGATCGGCGTCGCCGTCGCCGGCGAGCAGTCCTGCACCCTCGCCGGGCGGCTGGCGGACCTGGTCATCGCCACGGAGCCCAAGGCGGGACTGCTGGAGGCGTTCGACCGGCACGGTGGCACGGGCAAGCCGCGGGTGGGACAGCTGCCGGTGTGCTACGACCCGGACCGGGACACCGCCGTCAAGCGGGCCCACGCCCAGTTCCGCTGGTTCGGGCTCGGCTGGAAGGTCAACGCCGAACTGCCCCACCCGGACTCCTTCGAGGCCGCCGCCCAGTTCGTCACCACCGACGACGTCGCCTCCTCGATCCCGTGCGGCGACGACCCGGACGCCTTCGTCGAGGCCGTACGGCCCTATGCCGAGGCGGGGTTCGGGGAGATCGCCCTGGTGCAGATCGGCGGCGACAGCCAGCCGGAGTACCTGGACTGGTCGGCGAAGACCCTGCTGCCCGCGCTCCGCGAGGCCTTCGGCTGA
- a CDS encoding threonine/serine dehydratase has protein sequence MIGLQDIEAAAGRIAGHVVRTPTTDSPGLSELLGVPVTAKLELLQRTGSFKARGAVAKLLSLSEAERAAGVVAVSGGNHGIALAVMAAALDVKATVVMPRTAPARSLAAAERAGASLRLTDGMDSAFELVTRLRDEGLTLVHPFDDPVVIAAQGTVGLEFAADAGELTDVLVSVGGGGLIAGVAAALRARRPGVRVWGVETEGAEAMSAALKAGGPVPVPVSSLVTTLSAPSVSRLTYDHVSELVEEVLVVPDREAVRGCLDLAEHAKLWAEPAAGCLLPAAREVAARVGDGVRLGLVVCGGNASPADVLGWADGFGLR, from the coding sequence CTGATCGGCCTCCAGGACATCGAGGCCGCCGCCGGGCGGATCGCCGGGCACGTCGTACGGACGCCGACCACGGACAGCCCCGGCCTGTCCGAACTGCTCGGCGTCCCCGTCACCGCGAAGCTCGAACTGCTCCAGCGCACCGGCTCGTTCAAGGCGCGCGGCGCGGTGGCGAAGCTGCTGTCGCTGAGCGAGGCCGAGCGGGCCGCGGGCGTGGTGGCGGTCAGCGGCGGCAACCACGGGATCGCCCTCGCGGTGATGGCGGCGGCCCTGGACGTCAAGGCCACCGTGGTGATGCCGCGTACCGCGCCCGCCCGGTCCCTCGCCGCCGCCGAGCGAGCCGGGGCGTCCCTGCGGCTCACCGACGGCATGGACAGCGCCTTCGAACTGGTGACCCGGCTGCGCGACGAGGGGCTGACCCTGGTCCACCCGTTCGACGACCCGGTGGTGATCGCCGCGCAGGGCACGGTGGGACTGGAGTTCGCCGCGGACGCGGGTGAGCTGACGGACGTGCTCGTCAGCGTGGGCGGCGGCGGTCTGATCGCCGGGGTGGCCGCCGCGCTGCGCGCCCGCCGCCCGGGCGTGCGGGTGTGGGGCGTGGAGACGGAGGGCGCCGAGGCCATGTCGGCCGCGCTGAAGGCGGGCGGGCCGGTGCCCGTGCCGGTGTCCTCCCTCGTCACCACGCTCAGCGCGCCGAGCGTGTCCCGGCTGACCTACGACCATGTGTCGGAGCTGGTCGAGGAGGTCCTGGTGGTCCCGGACCGGGAGGCCGTGCGCGGCTGCCTGGACCTCGCCGAGCACGCCAAGCTGTGGGCCGAGCCGGCCGCGGGCTGTCTGCTGCCCGCCGCCCGGGAGGTCGCGGCGCGCGTCGGCGACGGCGTCCGGCTGGGGCTGGTGGTCTGCGGGGGCAACGCGTCGCCCGCTGACGTCCTCGGCTGGGCGGACGGGTTCGGACTGCGCTGA